Below is a window of Serinibacter arcticus DNA.
GGGGTGAGGAGCCCTGCCACCACTGGACGACCTGTCCGACGACCTCGACGTCCGCGGGACCGCGGTTCGGGCCTGCCGGCACGGGGGTGGGGAGAGGTGCGGGGTCGATCGGGGTGAGGACGGGGGCGTCGTCCTGCGCGATGACGAGGGGCACGGGGGTCCTTCCGGGCACGGTCGCGATGAGAGAGGTGGTCGGCGGACCGCGTCAGCGGGCTGCGGGATCGGCGTGGTTGAACACGAAGCGCCGGTAGACGACGTAGCGGAAGAGCGTGCCGAGGACGAGCCCGATCCCGTTGCCCGCGATGTTGTCCGCGAGGGTCGAGGTGAACCCGAGGACGTAGTGCGAGACGAAGAGGCAGGCGGCAGCGATGAGGAGTCCGAGGACGTTCGCCACGACGAAGGCGAGGAGCTCGCCGGGGGCCGAGCTCCGGCGTCGTCCCGCGAAGGTCCAGTAGCGGTTGCCCAGCCAGGCGACCAGTGTGGCGACGGCGACCGAGGCCACCTTCGCGCGATCGGCTTGTCCTCGGCGATCGTCAGTCGCAGCAGGTTGTAGATGCCGAGGTCGACGACGAACGCCAGACCGCCGACGGCGCCGAAACGCAGCAGCTCGACGAGGCGGGGCGGCAGGGAGGAGAGGACCGAGCGGCGTCCCGGACGCGTCGCCGAGGGCTCACCCGAGGACGGGGAGGCGCTGGGCGGACGGCGGCGCGCTGACGCCTGCGTGGGAACGGTCACAGCAGGGGTTCGGGCTGACCCCCGGTGTCGGATGGGTCAGATCCGAAACTGGTTGAAACTTCTCGCATCCTGGGACCGAGGACGGCTGGGACCCGGGTGGCTGGACCGTGCGCTAAAGGCGGACGGGTCAGTCCGGCTGGGAGGAGCGGCGACGTCCCACCACGATCACGACGGCGATGGCCGCGACCGCCAGGGCCCCGGCCCCGGCGTTGAGCCCGCCGTAGCCGGTGAGGGCGAGCATCACCCCGGCGAGCGCGCCGCCACCCGCGCCGGCGAGCGACATCAGCGAGTCGGTCAGACCCTGCACGGTCACGCGCTCGGCGCCGGGAACCGTACGCGCGATCATGGCCGAGCCGGCAACCGTGGCCGCCGACCAGCCGAGGCCCAGCAGGACGAGTCCGGCCGTCGTGGCGGCGTGGTGCGGTCCGGCGAGGCCGGCCGTGAGCGTCGCGAGGGCGAGGACCGCCAGACCTCCGATCAGCACCCTCGGCCCGCCGAACCGGTCGGCCGCGGCACCCATCACCGGGGAGAGCGCGTACATCCCGGCGATGTGGAGGCTGACCGTCAGCCCGACGAGGGTGATCGAGGCGCCGTGGCCCTCCATGTGGACCGGCGTCATCGACATCACCGCGACCATCACGGCGTGGGCGGCCAGGATCGCGACCAGGGCGGCGCTCGCGGCGGGGTGCGTGCGCAGGATCCGGAAGGCCGCCGCCAGCTGGGCTCGGTGGTGGGGTGGGGTGGGCGGCGCTGACGGTGCCGGCGGCGTCGTCGGGCGGCGTCGTCACCGCGCCCGGCGTCCAGCCGCTGCTGCTCCAGCAGCGGGTCGGGACGCAGCCCGATCCAGATCACGAGCATCGCC
It encodes the following:
- a CDS encoding GtrA family protein; the protein is MASVAVATLVAWLGNRYWTFAGRRRSSAPGELLAFVVANVLGLLIAAACLFVSHYVLGFTSTLADNIAGNGIGLVLGTLFRYVVYRRFVFNHADPAAR
- a CDS encoding MFS transporter: MSMTPVHMEGHGASITLVGLTVSLHIAGMYALSPVMGAAADRFGGPRVLIGGLAVLALATLTAGLAGPHHAATTAGLVLLGLGWSAATVAGSAMIARTVPGAERVTVQGLTDSLMSLAGAGGGALAGVMLALTGYGGLNAGAGALAVAAIAVVIVVGRRRSSQPD